A genomic stretch from Streptomyces venezuelae ATCC 10712 includes:
- a CDS encoding DUF7059 domain-containing protein, whose amino-acid sequence MSTTSLPPKLPVPAHAARLREALLAADFTADGLLDLLGAPAYAALARSETVPALRATRGDSPLATLVRLFLLQESVGHERAAAALPLDEALADGWVVDEDGSVSATVDVRPYGGPDGEDWFIVSDLGCAVGGAGGIGKKDEGVVLGVGGASTTLAGITVRTPVASALDLGTGSGIQALHAAQHATLVTATDLNPRALDFTRLTLALSGAREAELLTGSLFEPVDGDTYDLIVSNPPFVISPGARLTYRDGGMGGDDLCRTLVQQAGERLNDGGYAQFLANWRHVEGEEWQDRLRSWVPAGCDAWIVQREVQDITQYVELWLRDSGDHRGDPEAYREAYGRWLDEFEAGKTRAVGFGWITLRRNDAVASGAVEPSVVVEEWPHPVEQPLGPTVRAHFERQDYLRRRDDAALLADRFTLAPEVVQEQVGLPGAEDPEHVVLRQNRGMRRATRVDHVGAGFAGVCDGTLSAGRILDAIGQLMGEDPVVLRDRTPQAIRLLVEEGFLLPVAEDAPEGGGA is encoded by the coding sequence GTGAGTACGACCAGTCTGCCCCCCAAGCTCCCGGTGCCCGCGCACGCCGCCCGTCTGCGCGAGGCCCTGCTCGCCGCCGACTTCACCGCCGACGGCCTCCTCGACCTGCTCGGCGCCCCGGCGTACGCGGCGCTCGCCCGCAGCGAGACCGTGCCCGCCCTGCGGGCCACCCGGGGCGACTCCCCGCTGGCGACCCTCGTCCGGCTCTTCCTGCTCCAGGAGTCCGTCGGACACGAGCGGGCCGCCGCCGCGCTGCCGCTCGACGAGGCCCTCGCCGACGGCTGGGTGGTCGACGAGGACGGCAGCGTGTCCGCGACGGTCGACGTCCGGCCGTACGGCGGGCCGGACGGCGAGGACTGGTTCATCGTCTCCGACCTCGGCTGCGCCGTCGGCGGAGCCGGCGGCATCGGCAAGAAGGACGAAGGGGTCGTCCTCGGCGTCGGCGGCGCCTCCACCACCCTCGCCGGGATCACGGTCCGCACCCCGGTGGCCTCCGCGCTCGACCTCGGCACCGGCTCCGGCATCCAGGCCCTGCACGCGGCGCAGCACGCCACCCTGGTCACCGCCACCGACCTCAACCCGCGCGCCCTGGACTTCACCCGGCTCACGCTGGCGCTCTCCGGAGCCCGGGAGGCCGAGCTGCTCACCGGCTCGCTCTTCGAGCCGGTCGACGGCGACACGTACGACCTGATCGTCTCCAACCCGCCGTTCGTGATCTCCCCCGGCGCCCGGCTCACCTACCGGGACGGCGGGATGGGCGGCGACGACCTCTGCCGGACGCTCGTCCAGCAGGCCGGCGAGCGGCTCAACGACGGCGGCTACGCCCAGTTCCTCGCCAACTGGCGGCACGTCGAGGGCGAGGAGTGGCAGGACCGGCTCCGGTCCTGGGTGCCCGCGGGCTGCGACGCCTGGATCGTGCAGCGCGAGGTCCAGGACATCACCCAGTACGTGGAGCTGTGGCTGCGCGACAGCGGCGACCACCGGGGTGACCCGGAGGCGTACCGCGAGGCGTACGGGCGGTGGCTCGACGAGTTCGAGGCCGGCAAGACCCGCGCGGTGGGCTTCGGCTGGATCACCCTCCGGCGGAACGACGCGGTGGCCTCGGGCGCCGTCGAGCCGTCGGTCGTCGTCGAGGAGTGGCCGCACCCCGTCGAGCAGCCCCTCGGCCCGACCGTCCGCGCCCACTTCGAGCGCCAGGACTACCTGCGCCGTCGCGACGACGCCGCCCTGCTCGCCGACCGGTTCACGCTGGCGCCCGAGGTCGTGCAGGAGCAGGTCGGGCTGCCCGGCGCCGAGGACCCGGAGCACGTGGTGCTCCGGCAGAACCGGGGCATGCGCCGCGCCACCCGGGTGGACCACGTCGGCGCCGGGTTCGCCGGCGTCTGCGACGGCACGCTCAGCGCCGGCCGCATCCTCGACGCGATCGGCCAGCTGATGGGCGAGGACCCGGTGGTGCTGCGGGACCGCACCCCGCAGGCGATCCGGCTGCTCGTGGAGGAGGGCTTCCTGCTGCCCGTCGCGGAGGACGCGCCCGAGGGCGGCGGCGCTTGA
- a CDS encoding small secreted protein, with product MNKKLAAALSGGAVLVLALSGCSDDEGNKVDDWAKTFCDQAKPQIQKRADAHQIIISTAADSKPAEIQAADSKAFQDIADADRALAKAVESAGAPPVENGEKVQQDAIKELNATAVAYEGLKKQVDALDPTNQQKFADGLQGVADGLTKIEKMDQNALSKLEEGELGQAMAKQPGCQKPTASASPKAGSTASGSPGTGADASAKPSTKATPTKTEE from the coding sequence TTGAACAAGAAGCTTGCGGCCGCACTGTCCGGCGGCGCGGTACTGGTGCTCGCGCTGTCGGGTTGCAGCGACGACGAGGGCAACAAGGTGGACGACTGGGCGAAGACGTTCTGCGACCAGGCGAAGCCTCAGATCCAGAAGCGGGCCGACGCGCACCAGATCATCATCTCGACGGCGGCCGACAGCAAGCCCGCCGAGATCCAGGCCGCCGACTCGAAGGCGTTCCAGGACATCGCCGACGCCGACCGGGCGCTCGCCAAGGCCGTCGAGAGCGCGGGGGCCCCGCCCGTCGAGAACGGCGAGAAGGTCCAGCAGGACGCGATCAAGGAGCTCAACGCCACCGCCGTGGCCTACGAGGGGCTCAAGAAGCAGGTCGACGCGCTGGACCCGACGAACCAGCAGAAGTTCGCGGACGGCCTGCAGGGTGTCGCCGACGGTCTCACCAAGATCGAGAAGATGGACCAGAACGCCCTGTCCAAGCTGGAGGAGGGCGAGCTCGGCCAGGCGATGGCCAAGCAGCCCGGCTGCCAGAAGCCCACGGCCTCGGCGTCGCCGAAGGCCGGCTCCACGGCCTCGGGTTCCCCCGGCACGGGCGCGGACGCCTCCGCGAAGCCGAGCACGAAGGCCACGCCGACCAAGACCGAGGAGTAG
- a CDS encoding sodium-translocating pyrophosphatase: MYPTSLAAAVLTSGNRTIVYVVGAVALAALVVARLLVRQVLKAGEGTERMREIAAAVQEGANAYLARQLRTLAVFAVVVFFLLMLLPADNWSQRAGRSLFFLVGALFSAVTGYIGMRLAVRANVRVAAAAREATPAAGEPERSLTEVAHRAMRIAFRTGGVVGMCTVGLGLLGAACVVLVYAADAPKVLEGFGLGAALIAMFMRVGGGIFTKAADVGADLVGKVEQGIPEDDPRNAATIADNVGDNVGDCAGMAADLFESYAVTLVAALILGKAAFGDHGLAFPLIVPAIGVITAVIGIFAVSPRRGDRGGMSAINRGFLVSAVISLAGVAVAAFVYLPSSYAELEGVTEPGIRDHAGDPRVLALVAVALGIVLAALIQQLTGYFTETSRRPVRDIGKSSLTGPATVVLAGVALGMESAVYTALLIGLTVYGAFLLGGASIMLALFAVALAGTGLLTTVGVIVAMDTFGPVADNAQGIAEMSGDVRGAGGQVLTDLDAVGNTTKAITKGIAIATAVLAASALFGSYRDAIATSVAEVGAKADELTLSMDISQPNNLFGLILGAAAVFLFSGLAINAVSRSAGSVVHEVRRQFREHPGIMNHTEKPEYGRVVDICTKDALRELATPGLLAVMAPIAVGFALGVGALGSYLAGAIGTGALMAVFLANSGGAWDNAKKLVEDGNYGGKGSEAHEATVIGDTVGDPFKDTAGPAINPLLKVMNLVALLIAPAVVRFSYGGDASVGLRAGVAAFALLVVLAAVRVSKKRPVTVS, from the coding sequence ATGTACCCCACTTCTCTCGCCGCGGCGGTGCTCACGAGCGGGAACCGGACGATCGTGTACGTCGTCGGGGCCGTCGCCCTCGCCGCGCTGGTGGTCGCGCGGCTTCTCGTCCGCCAGGTGCTCAAGGCAGGTGAGGGCACCGAGCGGATGCGAGAGATCGCCGCCGCCGTGCAGGAGGGGGCCAACGCCTACCTCGCGCGGCAGCTGCGGACCCTCGCCGTCTTCGCGGTCGTCGTGTTCTTCCTGCTGATGCTGCTGCCCGCGGACAACTGGTCGCAGCGTGCCGGGCGCTCCCTGTTCTTCCTGGTGGGGGCGTTGTTCTCGGCGGTCACCGGGTACATCGGGATGCGGCTCGCCGTACGGGCCAACGTCCGCGTCGCCGCGGCCGCGAGGGAGGCCACGCCGGCCGCGGGCGAACCGGAGCGGAGCCTGACGGAGGTGGCGCACCGGGCGATGCGGATCGCGTTCCGTACCGGCGGGGTCGTCGGCATGTGCACGGTCGGCCTCGGACTGCTCGGGGCGGCCTGCGTCGTCCTCGTCTACGCCGCCGACGCGCCCAAGGTCCTGGAGGGATTCGGGCTGGGCGCCGCGCTCATCGCCATGTTCATGCGGGTGGGCGGCGGCATCTTCACCAAGGCCGCCGACGTGGGCGCCGACCTGGTCGGCAAGGTCGAGCAGGGCATCCCGGAGGACGATCCGCGCAACGCGGCCACCATCGCCGACAACGTGGGGGACAACGTCGGCGACTGCGCGGGCATGGCGGCCGACCTCTTCGAGTCGTACGCCGTGACCCTGGTCGCCGCGCTCATCCTCGGCAAGGCGGCCTTCGGCGACCACGGTCTCGCGTTCCCCCTGATCGTGCCCGCCATCGGGGTGATCACCGCGGTGATCGGGATCTTCGCGGTCTCCCCGCGGCGCGGCGACCGGGGCGGCATGAGCGCGATCAACCGCGGCTTCCTCGTCTCGGCGGTGATCTCGCTCGCCGGGGTGGCCGTCGCCGCGTTCGTGTACCTGCCGTCCTCGTACGCCGAGCTCGAGGGCGTCACCGAGCCCGGCATCCGCGACCACGCCGGGGACCCACGGGTCCTCGCCCTGGTCGCCGTCGCCCTGGGCATCGTGCTCGCCGCGCTCATCCAGCAGCTCACCGGCTACTTCACGGAGACGAGCCGGCGACCGGTGCGGGACATCGGCAAGTCCTCGCTGACCGGTCCGGCGACCGTCGTCCTCGCGGGCGTGGCGCTCGGCATGGAGTCCGCCGTCTACACGGCGCTGCTGATCGGCCTCACCGTCTACGGGGCGTTCCTGCTGGGCGGTGCGTCGATCATGCTGGCGCTGTTCGCGGTCGCCCTCGCGGGTACGGGGCTGCTGACCACCGTCGGGGTGATCGTCGCCATGGACACCTTCGGCCCGGTCGCCGACAACGCGCAGGGCATCGCGGAGATGTCCGGGGACGTGCGGGGCGCCGGCGGGCAGGTCCTCACCGACCTGGACGCCGTGGGCAACACGACGAAGGCCATCACCAAGGGCATCGCGATCGCCACCGCCGTCCTCGCGGCCTCGGCGCTGTTCGGCTCGTACCGGGACGCGATCGCCACCTCGGTCGCCGAGGTGGGCGCGAAGGCGGACGAGCTGACGCTCTCGATGGACATCTCCCAGCCCAACAACCTCTTCGGCCTCATCCTCGGCGCGGCGGCCGTCTTCCTCTTCTCCGGTCTTGCCATCAACGCGGTGTCGCGGTCGGCGGGGTCGGTGGTCCACGAGGTGCGGCGGCAGTTCCGCGAGCACCCCGGGATCATGAACCACACCGAGAAGCCCGAGTACGGACGGGTCGTCGACATCTGCACCAAGGACGCGCTGCGTGAGCTCGCCACGCCCGGGCTGCTCGCCGTGATGGCCCCGATCGCGGTCGGCTTCGCGCTGGGCGTCGGCGCGCTCGGCTCGTACCTCGCGGGGGCGATCGGGACGGGTGCGCTGATGGCGGTCTTCCTCGCCAACTCCGGTGGCGCCTGGGACAACGCGAAGAAGCTGGTCGAGGACGGGAATTACGGCGGCAAGGGCAGTGAGGCGCACGAGGCGACGGTGATCGGGGACACGGTCGGCGACCCGTTCAAGGACACGGCGGGTCCGGCGATCAACCCGCTCCTGAAGGTGATGAACCTGGTCGCGCTGCTCATCGCCCCGGCGGTGGTGCGGTTCAGCTACGGGGGTGACGCGAGCGTCGGACTGCGGGCGGGAGTCGCGGCGTTCGCGCTGCTCGTCGTCCTCGCCGCCGTACGGGTGTCCAAGAAGCGTCCGGTGACGGTCTCCTGA
- a CDS encoding ATP-binding protein: MATVELRFSAQPEHVRTARLVAAAVARRAGVDEAVLDEVRLAVGEACSRAVGLHRSNDVMTPIRVVLTEEEKTFSIEVGDEVPGAGVAAADAVGVPGARAAAPAEDFDDADGEDEMGLAVIRGLVDDVEVSAGEDGGTIRMSWPVSSADVLS, translated from the coding sequence ATGGCCACCGTTGAACTCCGCTTCAGCGCTCAGCCCGAGCACGTCCGTACGGCCCGCCTGGTGGCCGCCGCGGTCGCGCGCAGGGCCGGGGTGGACGAGGCGGTCCTCGACGAGGTGCGTCTCGCCGTCGGTGAGGCGTGTTCGCGTGCCGTCGGGCTGCACCGCAGCAACGACGTCATGACGCCCATCAGGGTCGTGCTGACCGAGGAGGAGAAGACGTTCTCCATCGAGGTCGGCGACGAGGTCCCGGGTGCGGGGGTCGCGGCGGCCGATGCCGTCGGTGTCCCCGGCGCGCGGGCCGCGGCCCCGGCCGAGGACTTCGACGACGCCGACGGTGAGGACGAGATGGGGCTCGCGGTGATCCGCGGGCTCGTCGACGACGTCGAGGTGAGCGCCGGCGAGGACGGCGGCACCATCCGGATGAGCTGGCCGGTGAGTTCGGCGGACGTCCTGTCCTGA
- a CDS encoding STAS domain-containing protein, whose amino-acid sequence MDLSLSTRNVSGAGGDRTVVEVGGEIDVYTAPKLREQLVELVNDGSYHLVVDMEGVDFLDSTGLGVLVGGLKRVRAHEGSLRLVCNQERILKIFRITGLTKVFPIHTSVDEAVNAVD is encoded by the coding sequence GTGGACCTGTCCCTGTCGACTCGCAATGTGTCCGGCGCTGGTGGCGACCGTACGGTCGTCGAGGTCGGTGGCGAGATTGATGTGTATACCGCGCCCAAGCTGCGCGAGCAGTTGGTCGAGTTGGTGAACGACGGCAGCTACCACCTGGTCGTCGACATGGAGGGCGTGGACTTCCTCGACTCCACCGGCCTCGGTGTGCTCGTCGGCGGCCTGAAGCGCGTGCGCGCGCACGAGGGTTCGCTGCGTCTGGTCTGCAACCAGGAGCGCATCCTCAAGATTTTCCGGATCACGGGTCTCACCAAGGTGTTCCCGATCCACACCTCGGTCGACGAGGCCGTCAACGCCGTCGACTGA
- a CDS encoding DEAD/DEAH box helicase — translation MAFNHLPAAMHDALEALSVMAVTHSVPMATNQRPRRPAGDTGSRPSPGMVLDRLSSGESRAARITHTEHMPAREGRHAVWPHRIRPEVIAAIEAAGIEHPWAHQAEAAEHALDGESVVIATGTASGKSLAYLAPVLTTLLDGAEAPNGRGTTALYLSPTKALAADQRRAVRELAAPLGNRIRPAVYDGDTPVEEREWVRQYANYVLTNPDMLHRGILPSHPRWASFLRSLRYVVIDECHTYRGVFGSHVAQVLRRLRRICARYGSEPVFLLASATSAEPALAAGRLTGLPVTEVSDDASPRGELVFALWEPPLTELHGERGAPVRRTATAETADLLTDLTRQGVRSVAFVRSRRGAELISVIAQERLAETDRSLARRVAAYRGGYLPEERRALERALHSGELLGLAATTALELGVDVSGLDAVVIAGYPGTRASLWQQAGRAGRSGEGALAILVARDDPLDTFLVHHPEAIFDQPVESTVLDPDNPYVLAPHLCAAAAELPLTEPDLALFGPAVPELLPQLEGAGLLRRRSTGWYWTRRERAADLTDIRGGGGSPVRIVESGTGRLLGTVDEAASHTAVHEGAVHLHQGRTYLVRELDLKDSVALVEEAAPPYSTTARDTTSIAVLDTETEIPWGAGRLCFGSVEVTNQVVSFLRRRLITGEVLGETKLDLPPRTLRTRAVWWTVTEDQLDAARITPEILGGALHAAEHASIGMLPLFATCDRWDIGGVSVPLHPDTLLPTVFVYDGHPGGAGFAERAFHTARAWLTATREAIASCECEAGCPSCIQSPKCGNGNDPLHKRGAVRLLTEILRAAPEAPPAT, via the coding sequence ATGGCATTCAATCACTTACCAGCAGCCATGCACGACGCCTTGGAAGCATTGTCCGTCATGGCAGTGACACACTCGGTGCCGATGGCCACGAATCAGCGCCCCCGACGACCGGCCGGAGACACGGGCAGCCGCCCCTCCCCCGGCATGGTCCTCGACCGGCTCTCCTCGGGCGAGAGCCGAGCCGCGCGCATCACTCATACGGAGCACATGCCCGCCCGGGAGGGTCGTCATGCCGTCTGGCCGCACCGCATCCGCCCGGAGGTGATCGCGGCGATCGAGGCGGCCGGGATCGAGCACCCCTGGGCCCACCAGGCGGAGGCCGCGGAGCACGCCCTGGACGGCGAGTCCGTGGTGATCGCCACCGGAACCGCCTCGGGCAAGTCGCTCGCCTACCTCGCCCCGGTCCTGACCACCCTCCTGGACGGCGCGGAGGCCCCGAACGGTCGCGGGACCACCGCCCTGTACCTCTCGCCCACCAAGGCCCTCGCCGCGGACCAGCGGCGCGCCGTACGAGAACTGGCCGCCCCGCTCGGCAACCGGATCCGCCCCGCCGTCTACGACGGCGACACCCCCGTCGAGGAACGCGAGTGGGTCCGCCAGTACGCGAACTACGTGCTGACCAACCCCGACATGCTGCACCGGGGCATACTCCCCTCCCACCCCAGGTGGGCCTCCTTCCTGCGCTCCCTGCGCTACGTCGTGATCGACGAGTGCCACACCTACCGGGGCGTCTTCGGCTCCCACGTCGCCCAGGTACTGCGGCGACTGCGCCGGATCTGCGCCCGGTACGGCTCCGAGCCGGTCTTCCTCCTCGCCTCCGCCACCTCGGCCGAGCCCGCCCTCGCCGCCGGCCGCCTCACCGGCCTGCCGGTCACCGAGGTCTCCGACGACGCCTCCCCCCGCGGCGAGCTGGTCTTCGCCCTGTGGGAGCCGCCGCTCACCGAACTGCACGGCGAGCGCGGCGCCCCCGTACGCCGCACCGCCACCGCCGAGACCGCCGACCTGCTGACCGACCTCACCCGGCAGGGCGTCCGCTCGGTGGCCTTCGTCCGCTCCCGGCGCGGCGCCGAACTGATCTCGGTGATCGCCCAGGAGCGCCTCGCCGAGACCGACCGCTCGCTCGCCCGCCGCGTCGCCGCCTACCGCGGCGGCTACCTGCCGGAGGAGCGCCGGGCCCTGGAGCGGGCCCTGCACTCCGGCGAGCTCCTCGGCCTGGCCGCCACGACCGCCCTGGAGCTCGGCGTGGACGTCTCCGGCCTGGACGCGGTCGTGATCGCCGGCTACCCGGGCACCCGGGCCTCCCTGTGGCAGCAGGCGGGCCGCGCCGGCCGCTCGGGCGAGGGCGCCCTCGCGATCCTCGTCGCCCGGGACGACCCGCTGGACACGTTCCTGGTCCACCACCCGGAGGCGATCTTCGACCAGCCGGTCGAGTCGACCGTCCTGGACCCCGACAACCCCTACGTGCTCGCCCCCCATCTCTGCGCCGCGGCCGCGGAGCTCCCGCTGACCGAACCCGACCTGGCCCTCTTCGGCCCGGCCGTCCCCGAGCTGCTGCCCCAGCTGGAGGGCGCCGGCCTGCTGCGCCGCCGCTCCACCGGCTGGTACTGGACCCGCCGCGAGCGGGCCGCCGACCTCACCGACATCCGGGGCGGCGGCGGCAGCCCCGTCCGGATCGTGGAGTCCGGCACCGGCCGGCTGCTCGGCACCGTCGACGAGGCCGCCTCCCACACGGCCGTCCACGAGGGCGCCGTCCACCTCCACCAGGGCCGCACCTACCTGGTGCGGGAGCTCGACCTCAAGGACTCCGTGGCCCTCGTGGAGGAGGCCGCCCCGCCGTACTCCACCACCGCCCGCGACACCACCTCCATCGCCGTCCTGGACACCGAGACCGAGATCCCCTGGGGAGCCGGCCGGCTCTGCTTCGGCTCCGTCGAGGTCACCAACCAGGTCGTCTCCTTCCTGCGCCGCCGGCTGATCACGGGAGAGGTGCTCGGCGAGACCAAGCTCGACCTGCCGCCCCGCACCCTGCGCACCCGGGCCGTGTGGTGGACGGTCACGGAGGACCAGCTCGACGCCGCCCGGATCACCCCGGAGATCCTCGGCGGCGCCCTGCACGCCGCCGAGCACGCCTCCATCGGCATGCTGCCGCTGTTCGCCACCTGCGACCGCTGGGACATCGGCGGCGTCTCCGTGCCGCTCCATCCCGACACCCTGCTGCCCACCGTCTTCGTGTACGACGGCCACCCGGGCGGGGCGGGCTTCGCCGAGCGCGCCTTCCACACGGCCCGCGCCTGGCTGACGGCCACCCGGGAGGCCATCGCCTCCTGCGAGTGCGAGGCCGGCTGCCCGTCCTGCATCCAGTCCCCGAAGTGCGGCAACGGCAACGACCCGCTCCACAAACGCGGCGCCGTCCGACTCCTCACGGAGATCCTCCGAGCGGCCCCGGAGGCCCCGCCCGCGACCTGA
- a CDS encoding Rv3654c family TadE-like protein, with amino-acid sequence MWVAFAACALCVVFAAVLALGQAVAARHRAGGAADLAALAAADRALWGEAEACAAAARVAGAQGAELVGCVVRGELAEVTARVARGPYRPEVRSRAGPPGPLGGSP; translated from the coding sequence GTGTGGGTGGCGTTCGCGGCCTGTGCGCTCTGTGTGGTGTTCGCGGCGGTGCTCGCGCTGGGGCAGGCGGTGGCGGCCCGGCACCGGGCCGGCGGGGCGGCGGATCTCGCCGCGCTGGCCGCGGCCGACCGGGCGCTGTGGGGCGAGGCCGAGGCCTGTGCCGCCGCGGCCCGGGTGGCCGGGGCGCAGGGCGCCGAGCTGGTGGGGTGTGTGGTGCGGGGTGAGCTCGCGGAGGTGACCGCCCGGGTGGCGCGCGGCCCCTACCGGCCCGAGGTCAGGTCGCGGGCGGGGCCTCCGGGGCCGCTCGGAGGATCTCCGTGA
- a CDS encoding TadE family type IV pilus minor pilin → MRRSDRGFVTVETAMTLPVLALFTVTLLWGLAAAAAQIRCVDAARAGARVAARAEPVASAAAAARAAAPEGARVSVTRSGELWRVTVEAAAPGPRGMGLTLRADAAALAEDTVIEGPP, encoded by the coding sequence ATGCGCCGTTCTGACCGGGGTTTCGTGACGGTGGAGACGGCGATGACGCTGCCCGTCCTCGCCCTCTTCACGGTGACCCTGCTCTGGGGTCTCGCGGCGGCGGCCGCGCAGATCCGCTGCGTGGACGCGGCGCGGGCCGGGGCGCGGGTCGCGGCCCGCGCCGAGCCCGTGGCCTCCGCGGCGGCGGCCGCGCGGGCCGCCGCGCCCGAGGGCGCCCGGGTCTCGGTGACGCGGTCCGGGGAGCTGTGGCGGGTGACGGTGGAGGCCGCGGCCCCGGGCCCCCGGGGCATGGGACTCACCCTGAGGGCGGACGCGGCCGCCCTGGCGGAGGACACGGTGATCGAGGGCCCACCGTGA
- a CDS encoding DUF4244 domain-containing protein, whose translation MERIVVKARRARAVAWVAVRGWWRRRREAARSDAGMTTSEYAVGTIAAAGFAAVLYKIVTSGAVSGALESVIGKALDAPF comes from the coding sequence ATGGAAAGGATCGTGGTCAAGGCACGCAGGGCGCGGGCGGTTGCCTGGGTGGCGGTGCGTGGGTGGTGGCGTAGGCGGCGCGAGGCCGCGCGGAGCGACGCGGGGATGACCACCTCCGAATACGCGGTGGGCACGATCGCCGCGGCGGGCTTCGCCGCGGTGCTCTACAAGATCGTGACCAGCGGGGCCGTCTCGGGGGCGCTGGAGTCGGTGATCGGGAAGGCCCTCGATGCGCCGTTCTGA